In Paucidesulfovibrio gracilis DSM 16080, the DNA window GGGGCGCACCGTTGCCGCGAGTTTCGGGAGGGCGCAGCCATCCCGGAAATCGCGGCAACAGAACGACACGCCGCCGCGCTGCTCCGCCTTGCCACTCCCCGGACTCCATCCCACCGCACGCCCCCGGCCGCGCGCAGCGCGAGACCGGTAAATGGGGGTCCAGGGGGCCGCGGGCCTCCTGGCCGCCGGAGGCATGCCTTTCAGCCCCACAGACAGCCCGAACGGCCGCGCCTTACTCCAATCCCGGCAATCCCTGTAGAAACGATGCCAGGGCCACTCGACGCCCTTTGAGACCCAACTTCCGCCGAATATTTTTGCGGTGCGTTTGAATCGTCTCAAACGAAGCGTTGAGCAGTTCGGCAATTTCCTTGCCCCCGCGCCCTGTTCGGATGAGTCGGCAGACCTCCAGTTCACGGGGCGTCAGGCGCAGCAGCAACGGGGACAATTCTTCGCCATCGCCGCAATAGAGTCCGTCCAGCCGTTCCCGCACCATTTCCAGATATCCGACACGCCGCTGGGCGTCCGGCTCCCGGGCCATACGCCGGATAGCGGGCAACAGATCGCGCCGCAGGTCATCGACGAGTTCCTTACGGGCTTCATTGCGGGCTTCATCCGCGGAGCGCACCACATTTTGCAGGGCCAGATTCATGCCTTCCACTTCCCGGCTTTTGCGCTCCAGGCCGCGTTCCAGGCGTGTTCGGTTGGTCAGGTCGCGCAGGCTGAGGTGGTAGAGGCAATGCTGATCCAGATCAATACGCCGCAACACGGCCCGCACGGGCAGGTCCAGGCCTTGGCCGCCCAGGGCGGTGAGCCGTGTGTTCCAGGTCTCTCCGTCGTCCAGGGTGGCAAGGGCCGCACTGAAGGGGTTGCGTTGTTCGGGGGCGAGCAATTCCACCATGTCCCGTCCGGTTAAGCCCTGTTGTTCCGGATCGAACAGACGTGATGCCCGGGGGTTGACCGTGCGGATAAGCCGCTCTTCGTCCAGCAGGAACATGGCGTCCAGCGCGGTATCAAAGAGTGTGTTGAACAATCGCACGGAGTAGTCCAACAAGGCCACGCTTTCGCCCACGCGCTCCTGAACGCGTTCATGCAGCTCCACGATGGGCCGGTTGTCCGTGGCCATGACCACGAACCCTTTGGCACCGCACGCCTCGGGCAGGCGCACAATGCGAAGAGACCAGGAGGTATCGCCCTTGGGGGCGCGAATTTCGTGTACGCGATCCGGGGGCCAGCGTTTGAGCACGCTTTGCAGCCCGGGCGATTGATCGGCATGGTTGTTTGGAGTCAGCCCCAGGACTTCCCAAAAGGGCCGCCCACGGTGCACCCTGTTGCCATAGAATCGTTGCGCCTTGGAATTTGCGTGGATTACGCGTCCTTGTGCATCGGTGAAGAGCATATGGTCGCGCAGGGCGTCCACCACGTCCGAGGGGGCGTGAATGGGTGTTGAATCCATATTCCGGCCGGTTGATTCATCGGTCATGATCGTATCCGAAAAACAAATCGGGGAGTGTTTGCTCCCCGATTGTGCCATGATCTACGACCGGTGCCAAGAGCGGGCTTCAGGATGGGGTATCCTTGGGCAGACCGGGCTTGCCGGCTTCGGTCCGGGCGAGCACGTCGCAGCGCTCATTTTCCGGATCCCCGGCATGGCCGCGCACCCATCGAAAATCCACCTGGTGCTGCTGGGTCAGGGGGAGCAGTTTTTGCCAAAGATCCTGATTTTTGACTGGTTTTTTTGCCGCGGTTTTCCAGCCGTTTTTCTGCCAGCCGTCCAGCCAGCCCTTGGTCAGCGCGTTGCGCACGTATTGGGAGTCCGTATGCAGGGTCACGCTGCAAGGGCGCGTCAGGGCGGAAAGCGCCTCAATCACGGCGCGCAGCTCCATGCGATTGTTGGTGGTCCCGGCGTATCCGCCTGCCAGCTCCTTGCGGGTTTCGCCGCAGAGCAGTACCGCGGCCCAGCCTCCAGGACCGGGATTTCCCAGGCAGGAGCCGTCCGTATAAATTGTCACTTCGCTCACTTGAACTCCTCTCCGGCCAATTGTTGCCAGGTGTGTATCAGGGCGGTTTTCAATCCACGGGACCAGTCCCCGTCCCCGAATGTTTCGGGAAAGTGCTCCCGCGTCAGGGTGCGGTCGAATCCCTTGCCCAGGGCGCGGCGCATAATGGGCGGGAAGCTGACCACAGCCTGATTGCGGGTCGGGGAGATTCCCAGAAACATGGTCTGGTTGTCCAGGTCCGGAACGATGATATTTCCCCGGAAAATGCGAATTACGGCCTTTTGTGCAAAATCGCGTTCCAGCGCCGAGGCAAAACGCTGCACAAAGGCACGGTCCTCCTGAGACAGGGTGCCGGTTTCATCAAGCAGCACGGCGTCTTCGTGCATCGCCTGCTCCAGGCTGGCGTTTCTGTCCCGCTGCTGGTTCCAGATGAGCACGAGCGCGGACTTCAGCCCGAGCTGCCAATCAGCGTCCCAATGCCGCGCAAAATGTTTTTGTTCCAGGTAGTCTTGCAATTCCGCAGCTTTTTCTCCGGGCCAGTCCGCGGGAGGCACAAACACCACGGCGCGATCGCTCGGGACCACGCCCAGGAAAAGCCGTCCGTTTTCCGGCTTGGGTCGGTCCGGCGTAGTACGACGGATGCGCAGCTTGACGCGCACGCCGAACTGTTCCCCCATGGTACGGATGAAGTCCTTGGCATAAGCCCGCATGGGCGCCTGAACCAATCCGGTCTCGTCCCAATACGGATTGTCCGCATACACGCGTTCAAGCATGTTCTGATTATTTTTCCAAAAAGCCCAGCCCACCACCAGAACCACCAGCAGCAAGGCGAGCATGCGGATGATTCTTTCCAAGGGTGATTTACCGTGAACCGTAAGCAGACGCATGGGAACAATACCTCGTCGAATTGGTGGGAGGAACGAAAAAATCGGATCGGCAGCAATGCCCGGGTGGCGTTCCGATTTGATCCTGGCCCGGAAGCCGTTGCGGGAAAAACGCAAAATAGGCGCATGCCCCATCCACGATAATGCCTCCTGCACCCCGTGGCGAAGGGGAAATATAACAAAAAAGGCGCATGCGGTGAATAGCGCGTTTCCTGCCCGGGAAGCCCGCTTTTTTTTTGGCGCAAATGTGCTATTGTCCCTACCGTATACTCTTGTCGGCCATGGCCAAGCCGCATCCAAGGGGGACGCAATGCGCATCAAAGCCTACCGGGACTGGAGCATTTTCACTAAAATCATGAGCCTGTTCAGCGGGTTCTCAATATTGATTCTGGCCGGGATGCTGCTGTACTACCTCCCGCTATTCGAGCGCACGCTCATGAGCGAAAAACAACACGCCGTGCAAAGCCACGTGGACGTGGCCTGGTCCGTGCTCAACCACTACGGCCGCTTGGAGGCCGAAGGACAACTGACCGGCGAACAGGCCCGACAGCGCGCCCTAGAGGACGTGCGGGACATGCGCTACCAGGGGGACCAGTATTTCTGGATCAATGACCTGGAACCGCGCATGGTCATGCACCCTTTCAAGCCGGAACTGGAAGGCCAGGATATCTCCTCCTCCAAAGACCCGAACGGCAAGCGCCTGTTCGTGGAAATGGCCGACGTGGCCCGGGCCAAGGGGCAGGGATTCGTCACCTATGAATGGCCCAAGCCCGGAAGTGAACGCCCTCAACCCAAGGTATCCTTTGTGCGTCTCTACAAGCCCTGGGGCTGGATCGTGGGCAGCGGCATCTACGTGGACGACGTAAACGCCCAGACCTCCGCGCTTCGCTGGGCCATTCTCCTCCCCTTTGTGCTGGGGGTCATTGCATTTCTCGTGCTGGTCCATCTGGTGGTGCGGGCCATCGTGATCCGGCTGCGACGGGCCGTAACCATGGCCGACGCGGTCCGCGACGGGGATCTCACCCAGCGCGTGGACTTTCCGCAACGCAATGAGTTGGGGCAACTGGCAGACGCGCTCAACGACATGACGAACAACCTTGAAGACAAGGCGCGCCTTGCGGGACGAATCGCGGCAGGCGATCTCACGGCCTCGGTGCAGGTGGCTTCGGACAAGGATACGCTCGGCATGGCCCTGCAACGCATGACCAACGAGCTAAACACCCTCATCGGGCAGGTGCGCCAAGCCACCGAACAAATGGACGAGGGCGCGGGGCAGGTTTCGGAATCCAGCCAGTCCCTTTCCGAAGGTGCTACGGAGCAGGCCGCTTCCATCCAGGAAATCAGCAGCTCCATGGCGGAAATCGGCTCCACGGTCGGCTCCAGCGCACAAAAGGCCACCAAAGCCAACACCCTGGCAGATGATGCGCGCCTTGCCGCAGAAAAAGGCGGCGAACAGATGGACCAGATGGTGGAGGCCATGCAGCGCATCAATGAATCCAGCCAGGCCATTGGCAAAATCATTAAGGTCATTGATGAAATCGCCTTCCAGACCAACCTGCTGGCACTAAACGCCGCCGTGGAAGCGGCTCGGGCAGGCAAACACGGCAAGGGATTCGCGGTGGTGGCCGAGGAGGTGCGCAACCTGGCGTCGCGCAGTGCCACAGCAGCGCAGGAGACTGCCGAACTCATCGAAGGGTCGGTACAGCGTGCCTCGGATGGTGACGCCATGGTTCGCCAAACATCGGAATCATTGCATATGATCGTGGAAAAGGCTGCGGACGTGGCGGAACTGGTGGCGGAAATCGCCCGGGATTCCGATGGTCAGGCCCAGGGCGTCCAACAGGTTTCCGAAGGGCTTTCGCAGATCGACGACGTAACCCAGCGCAACACGGCCAACGCTGAAGAGACCGCATCCTCGGCCCAGCAGCTTTCAGCCCAAACCTCGCAACTGCGGCAATTGCTGGCCCGTTTCCAGGTTCGCGACCGCAATGCTGCCGCCGGATCAGACCGCCCGAGCGCATCCCCGGCCCGCACCTATGCGGTTCGCCGTACACCAGCGGCTCCGCTTCCTGGCAGTCAGGATTCACAATCGACCGAAAAGAAGAACGAATCAAACGCCCCCACACCGCCGAAGCAGACTTCCGAACCAGAGGTGGGTACCGCCCCGGCCAAGGGCAAAGCAACCAGGAATGCGGCCCGCGGTGCGTGGGACGCCGCCTCCCCGGAGGAGATCATCTCCCTGGATGACGACGAATTCGGCAGGTATTAAACCGGCGGCGCATCGGTGCGCCATTGAACGAACAATTCCCAGGACCAAGGCGGCAGCGAGCGGCACGTTGCGGCGGCGGATCACCCCGCGGGGCAGGCGTCTGGAGACGACTGCCCCGCAATCGTGTGCGGCCATTCCCGGTCACGCTACTCCTCATTGCCGCGAAGCGCCTGGATGGGATCCAGTCCAGCGGCCTGACGCGCTGGCTTGAGGCCAAAGATCACGCCGATGGCCAGGGCGCTGAGCAGGGAAAGAAAAAAGACCTTCCAGGAAAATTGAATGGTCAAGATACCCAGCCCGGTCAGCAACTGCCCCAGGCCTAGTCCCAAAAACAGCCCCAGCACCCCGCCGGTGAGGGTCAGGACCACGGACTCCACAAGAAACTGAACCAACACGGCCGAGGAGCGCGCGCCCATAGCCTTTTTCAACCCGATTTCCTCGCTCCGCTCGCTCACGGACAAGGTGAAGAGATTCACGAGTACGAACCCGCCCACCAACACGGCAATACCCGCTGTTATGCCCAGAAAGGCAAGCAATCCGCCCTTGAACATGGCCACGAACTTGAGCACTTCGTCCGCCGTGAGAATTGTGAAATCGTCGTCTTCCCCGGGCCGGAGGTTGTGGGCGTCCCGCAACAGGGAGCGCAGGTTCTCGGTGTGCGCCTTCATGTATTCCGGCTGCAGGAATTTGACGCGCAAGGCCCGAAAATATTTTCGATCCAGATTAAAACGCACGGTCAGGGTGGAGAGCGGCATGATCAGACGGTTGTCCAGGTCGCGGCCGCCACCCGAGGCCATGCCCCGATGCGACAGCAGCCCCACCACCTGCACCGGGATGTTATTCACGAAAATGACCTTGCCCACCGGGGATTCCTCCCCGAACAGCTCCCTGGCAGGCTGGGAACCGAGCAGGCAGACCTTGGCGGCGCGGCGCACGTCCTCGTCCGTGAGATCGCGGCCTTCGGCCAGGGGCCAATTCCAGGAGTCCGCATAATTGGCCGTAGCTCCCACGCCCTGCACCCCGCTGAAATTGCGGTTGCGATGCTTGACCGTGAGATCGCTCTTGCCGCGCATGGGGACCACCAGATACGCGCCCGGCAGGGATTGACGGATGCGCCGCGCATCCTCCCAGGAAAGGGTCAGCCGCCGCATGCCCACGGCCCGCTTCTTGATGTTGCCGCCCAGCACAAACGCCGCGTCCGGCCCAAACATTTCCACCATTTCATGAGCCATGCGATTGGCGCCGTCCACGGACGTGACAATGAGCGTCAGGGAGGAAATACCGAAGGCCACGCCCAGAATCACGAACAGGGAACGCAATTTTGCGGCCCAGACCGCCTCCAGGGCCATGTTGACCACCCGGTTGAACAGACGCAGGGAATGCATGCAAGCAGGATATGCCAAAGCCGGTTCCGAGTCCATGCACGGCTTGCCATTCCTTTGCGAACATGCAAAATTAAAGGATGATGGTTCAATATGTATTGAACGGTATCCGTGTGATTCACTCTTAGGAGGTACGGTGTGGCAACAAACGAACTGAACACGGATTTCGCGCCTGCTGAACGCGAATCGCAACGTATCGTTGAAAAGCAAGCCGAGATGATCGCCCGGGAAACCCCGGAACGGTTCATCAACGGTCTGCCACTGCCCATCGTAGTGGTCAACGACAAACGCCAGATCGTGTATTGCAACGATAAATTCGAAGCCTTTAGCTGCGAACATGAGCAGGTGCTGCCCCTTGGACGCCGCCCGGGTGAAGCGCTGGGGTGCGCCTATGCGAATATCAATCCCGGCGGTTGCGGCACCACAAGGTTCTGCCGCTTTTGCGGGGCCGCCCGCGCCATTTTGCGCAGCCTGGAAGGAGAACATTCCGTACAGATCTGCCGACTGATGCGCCGGGACGAACACCAATCCTGCCTGGACTTCCAGGTCTTTGCCCAACCCCTGGAAGTCAACGGCTCTTCCTTTGTCATCTTCAGCATCATGGACATCAGCCATGAACTGCGACTGGAATCCATCCGGCGCAAGGTGCTTGGCGACGTGCGCCGACGGGCCGAGGCCATCAACCGCATGTATGTGCGCATCAGCCGGGACATGGGCAACGAAATTCGTGGCGGGGTATTCGCCCTGGGCTATGCCTCGCGGCAACTGCTGGAGGAAATCGACAGCCAGTCCCGCTTGTTTGAGGCCGAGGAGGGCATTCTCGGGGTGGTGGAAGAACACGTGGACGCCCGGGAAGCCTTTGCCGAAGCCGTCCAGGGATTGCGCTTCGCAGGAGTGGAAATAGAACTGGAACAGACCGCCCCGCCCGAGCAGCCGGATCCAGGTCGAATCTATCTCCACCCGGATTGCGCCGATGCGCAGACGGTTTCGGACCGCCAACTCCTGGTCTACGCGCTACGGCAACTGGTGGAAAATGCCCTGGAAGCCGTGCAAGGCCAGGGTGCGGTGCAGTTGCGTTGCACCAGGAATGACCAAACCGTGGGGCTGCGCGTCCACAATCCGGGCGCTCTGCCGGAAAACGTACGCCGCCAGATTTTTCAGCGCGGCTTTTCCACCAAAGGGGACGGACGCGGATTCGGCCTGTATTTTGCGCGGCTGCTGGTGCGCCGCTACCTGAACGGAGAATTGGAGCTGCTGGAGCACGAACCCGACACCGTGTTTGAGGTGCGCCTGCCCCGGGCCTGACCGCAATAAACAGCACGACACGGCAAATCCCCTTCCCCAAAAAGCGAAACGGGGTACCGGCGGCCACACCGATACCCCTCGCATTGGTTGAAAAACGCCGCGCCTGCGCGTGGCCTACTTCCGTTTCCCTTGCTTTTTCATGCGTCGTTGCAGGCGGCTCACCTCCCGCCAGCGCTCCTTTTCCACGCGGTCCGATCCGCGCTGTATGCGGGCTTCGGCATGCTGCATTTCGCGCTGCAACTTATGATAGCTCTCCAGACGTTGCGCCGAGAGTTCCTTGGCTGCAACCGCGTCAAGGACAGCGCATCCCGGTTCGGCCGTATGCGAACAATCCGCAAAACGGCACTGCGCGGCCAGGGCGTCGATGTCAGGAAACGCGCCCACGGCTCCCTCGCCTTCCCGGTTCAGCGCTATCTCGCGAATGCCGGGATTATCCACCAGCAGCCCGCCTCCGGGAAGCCGGATCAACTCTCGGGACGTGGTGGTATGCCGTCCTTTTCCCACGCTCCGGCTCACATCCCGGGTGGCCTGAACATCACTGCCGTAGAGCGCGTTGACCAGCGTGGACTTTCCCGCGCCCGAAGAGCCGACCAGGGCCGCGGTACGGCCCGGTTCGAGCAAGGCGGCCAGCTCGTCCAATCCCCGTCCCTGTGGTACGGAGCAAAGCAACACGGGTACGCCGGGGACCACGAGCTGCGCGTCCCACCGAAACGACTCCAGATCCTCGTGAAGATCCGCCTTGGTCAACGCCACCATGGGCGTGAGACCGCAATTGTATACCAGCGTAAGGTACCGCTCAAGCCGCCGGGGATTGAAATCCCGATCCAGGCCGCAGACAATGCAAACCATGTCCAGGTTCGCGGCGATGGGCTGCTCGCGTACGGCGCTTCGCGTTTCAGCTCCGCGAAATCCGGCCTCGCCCCGGGCCAGCATGTTGCGCCGGGGTACGACCGCCCGGACCGTGTTCTCGCAGGTCACCACCCAGTCGCCGGTCACGGGATAGTCCCGGGTGCGGCGGGATCGAAGCCGTCCGGCCGGGGTGCAGAACCATTCCTCCCGGCCGTTCGCCACCAGAAAGATGTCCTGCCCCACACTCACCACCCTGGCCATGCGCCAGGGTTCGTTCCGGGGCAGGTGTTCCTCCATGGTAGCGAGTTCACGGTCAAAATGTCCGCACCAGCCCAGGCGGACCAAGTCTTCCCGAAGGGATGTGTCAATGAGGGGATATGCGTTGTCATCGTGCATTCTTCTTCACCTTGTCTTTGGCCGACCATTGCATCGGCCGTGCAGCATGGCCGCGCACCGCGTTGAGCGGCTGCGACCGGGACAATTCGTCATGAGGTGAAGGGATCGCCAAAGCAATGGACGCAACAAAAGAACGGTTTCGGATGAAACGCGTTCACCAGGCCGGATGCCCGGACAATGTCCACAGGCGCGAAAACCAGCCGCTTCTGGCCGGTTTCACAGCACGGGGACAGTGGTTCCTCAGCAGCTAGGCCCGCACGCGCCGGACTTCGGCGACCCGGGACACAAGCTCCTCGTTCCTACGGAACATCAAATCTCCTTGGTTGCGCTTTTCCGATGCCCCAAAAGCGCTCAGCCGTCAATCCTCGGCCAACACGAATCAATCCCATCACTCCGGCGCGCAATGAACGCAATATTCGGTTTCCGGCACCAGAAGCAGCCGCTTCACGGGGATGGGGTTCCCGCATTCCACGCACTCGCCGAATCCTGGATAATCCGCGTTGCGCAAGGCCCTGTCCAACAGAAGCAGCCGCCGCCGCGCCTTGCTCAGGGACTGGCCGCTCACGCCCTGGTTCACCAGGGTATCCATGCGCGAGAGTCTGCCCACGGCACTGTCCACGGCCACGGGATCGGCCGTTGTCTCCAAACGGGCGATCTCCGCGCGGCAGCGTTCCATTTCCTCGGCCAAACACCGCTTCATGCGGTCGCGATCCGCGTCGTTCATGCTTCATCCTTGGATTGGCGTTCCAGGGTCAGACAGGAAAGATCCCCCTGCATGGCCGCCCGGAAACAAAGATTATCGGAAACACAGGACGACGGCTCCCGGCGGCCCTGCTCCCAGCGGCGCACCAAGTCCGGCTCCCGAATCAAAGGACGACACATGGAAACCACGTCGCACACGCCCTCATCCAACAACCGCTCCGCCGTATCCAGGCTGCGGATGCCGCCCACCAGCATCAGGGGCATGGCCCGTTCCGCCTTGAACTGCCTGGCCGCATCCTCGTACCAGGCCTCGCCCCCGGGGATTTCCGGACGACCGGTTCGCACCGGAATGTTCCGGCCGGAAAACTGGGTTCCCCCGGAAAGCTCCACTCCGTCCACGCCCATATTTTCCAGACGCCGACAAAGCAGCAGGCTCTCTTCCCGAGTCAATTCACGGTCCAGGTAGTCCCGGCTGTTGAGCTTGACCAGCACCGGAAAGTCCGGCCCAAGATCCGCACGCACAGCCTGCAGGGTTTCCAAAAGGAACCGGGCGCGATTTTCCAGTGGGCCGCCGTACTCGTCCGTACGCTGGTTGTAATGAGGCGAAAGAAATTGGCTCAGACAATATCCGTGGGCCGCGTGAATCTGCACGGCATCGAATCCCGCGCTCCTGGCGCGCTGGGCCGCATCGGCAAAGGCATCCACGATCCGGCCGATCTCGGCGCAGGTCATGGCCTCGCAGGATTGTCCCCGGCCAAGATCCAGGGCGGACGGTCCCTTGGGCTGGTTCCCCGACCCCGAGGACAGAGCGTGCGCGCCCGCATGGGCCAACTGCAAGGCGCAGGCGCCTCCGTGCGCATGCACGGTCTCGGCCAGCGACGCCAAGCCGGGCAAACACTCGTCCCGGTCCGCGGCCAGCTGGCCGGACCCGGCGCGGCCGTCGGCCTGCACAAACGCGTGTCCCGTGACCACAAACCCCACCCGGCCCTCGGCCAGTCGGCCCATGCACCGGGCCAGCTTTTCCGTGGCCAGGCCGTCCGCATCGGCCATGCCTT includes these proteins:
- a CDS encoding TraR/DksA family transcriptional regulator — translated: MNDADRDRMKRCLAEEMERCRAEIARLETTADPVAVDSAVGRLSRMDTLVNQGVSGQSLSKARRRLLLLDRALRNADYPGFGECVECGNPIPVKRLLLVPETEYCVHCAPE
- a CDS encoding sensor histidine kinase, with protein sequence MATNELNTDFAPAERESQRIVEKQAEMIARETPERFINGLPLPIVVVNDKRQIVYCNDKFEAFSCEHEQVLPLGRRPGEALGCAYANINPGGCGTTRFCRFCGAARAILRSLEGEHSVQICRLMRRDEHQSCLDFQVFAQPLEVNGSSFVIFSIMDISHELRLESIRRKVLGDVRRRAEAINRMYVRISRDMGNEIRGGVFALGYASRQLLEEIDSQSRLFEAEEGILGVVEEHVDAREAFAEAVQGLRFAGVEIELEQTAPPEQPDPGRIYLHPDCADAQTVSDRQLLVYALRQLVENALEAVQGQGAVQLRCTRNDQTVGLRVHNPGALPENVRRQIFQRGFSTKGDGRGFGLYFARLLVRRYLNGELELLEHEPDTVFEVRLPRA
- a CDS encoding NADH:flavin oxidoreductase encodes the protein MTTGISPFDPLEINGMRLRNRFMRSATWEGMADADGLATEKLARCMGRLAEGRVGFVVTGHAFVQADGRAGSGQLAADRDECLPGLASLAETVHAHGGACALQLAHAGAHALSSGSGNQPKGPSALDLGRGQSCEAMTCAEIGRIVDAFADAAQRARSAGFDAVQIHAAHGYCLSQFLSPHYNQRTDEYGGPLENRARFLLETLQAVRADLGPDFPVLVKLNSRDYLDRELTREESLLLCRRLENMGVDGVELSGGTQFSGRNIPVRTGRPEIPGGEAWYEDAARQFKAERAMPLMLVGGIRSLDTAERLLDEGVCDVVSMCRPLIREPDLVRRWEQGRREPSSCVSDNLCFRAAMQGDLSCLTLERQSKDEA
- the rnhA gene encoding ribonuclease HI, with amino-acid sequence MSEVTIYTDGSCLGNPGPGGWAAVLLCGETRKELAGGYAGTTNNRMELRAVIEALSALTRPCSVTLHTDSQYVRNALTKGWLDGWQKNGWKTAAKKPVKNQDLWQKLLPLTQQHQVDFRWVRGHAGDPENERCDVLARTEAGKPGLPKDTPS
- a CDS encoding ABC transporter permease codes for the protein MDSEPALAYPACMHSLRLFNRVVNMALEAVWAAKLRSLFVILGVAFGISSLTLIVTSVDGANRMAHEMVEMFGPDAAFVLGGNIKKRAVGMRRLTLSWEDARRIRQSLPGAYLVVPMRGKSDLTVKHRNRNFSGVQGVGATANYADSWNWPLAEGRDLTDEDVRRAAKVCLLGSQPARELFGEESPVGKVIFVNNIPVQVVGLLSHRGMASGGGRDLDNRLIMPLSTLTVRFNLDRKYFRALRVKFLQPEYMKAHTENLRSLLRDAHNLRPGEDDDFTILTADEVLKFVAMFKGGLLAFLGITAGIAVLVGGFVLVNLFTLSVSERSEEIGLKKAMGARSSAVLVQFLVESVVLTLTGGVLGLFLGLGLGQLLTGLGILTIQFSWKVFFLSLLSALAIGVIFGLKPARQAAGLDPIQALRGNEE
- a CDS encoding methyl-accepting chemotaxis protein; translated protein: MRIKAYRDWSIFTKIMSLFSGFSILILAGMLLYYLPLFERTLMSEKQHAVQSHVDVAWSVLNHYGRLEAEGQLTGEQARQRALEDVRDMRYQGDQYFWINDLEPRMVMHPFKPELEGQDISSSKDPNGKRLFVEMADVARAKGQGFVTYEWPKPGSERPQPKVSFVRLYKPWGWIVGSGIYVDDVNAQTSALRWAILLPFVLGVIAFLVLVHLVVRAIVIRLRRAVTMADAVRDGDLTQRVDFPQRNELGQLADALNDMTNNLEDKARLAGRIAAGDLTASVQVASDKDTLGMALQRMTNELNTLIGQVRQATEQMDEGAGQVSESSQSLSEGATEQAASIQEISSSMAEIGSTVGSSAQKATKANTLADDARLAAEKGGEQMDQMVEAMQRINESSQAIGKIIKVIDEIAFQTNLLALNAAVEAARAGKHGKGFAVVAEEVRNLASRSATAAQETAELIEGSVQRASDGDAMVRQTSESLHMIVEKAADVAELVAEIARDSDGQAQGVQQVSEGLSQIDDVTQRNTANAEETASSAQQLSAQTSQLRQLLARFQVRDRNAAAGSDRPSASPARTYAVRRTPAAPLPGSQDSQSTEKKNESNAPTPPKQTSEPEVGTAPAKGKATRNAARGAWDAASPEEIISLDDDEFGRY
- the rsgA gene encoding ribosome small subunit-dependent GTPase A codes for the protein MHDDNAYPLIDTSLREDLVRLGWCGHFDRELATMEEHLPRNEPWRMARVVSVGQDIFLVANGREEWFCTPAGRLRSRRTRDYPVTGDWVVTCENTVRAVVPRRNMLARGEAGFRGAETRSAVREQPIAANLDMVCIVCGLDRDFNPRRLERYLTLVYNCGLTPMVALTKADLHEDLESFRWDAQLVVPGVPVLLCSVPQGRGLDELAALLEPGRTAALVGSSGAGKSTLVNALYGSDVQATRDVSRSVGKGRHTTTSRELIRLPGGGLLVDNPGIREIALNREGEGAVGAFPDIDALAAQCRFADCSHTAEPGCAVLDAVAAKELSAQRLESYHKLQREMQHAEARIQRGSDRVEKERWREVSRLQRRMKKQGKRK
- a CDS encoding PAS domain-containing protein, whose amino-acid sequence is MTDESTGRNMDSTPIHAPSDVVDALRDHMLFTDAQGRVIHANSKAQRFYGNRVHRGRPFWEVLGLTPNNHADQSPGLQSVLKRWPPDRVHEIRAPKGDTSWSLRIVRLPEACGAKGFVVMATDNRPIVELHERVQERVGESVALLDYSVRLFNTLFDTALDAMFLLDEERLIRTVNPRASRLFDPEQQGLTGRDMVELLAPEQRNPFSAALATLDDGETWNTRLTALGGQGLDLPVRAVLRRIDLDQHCLYHLSLRDLTNRTRLERGLERKSREVEGMNLALQNVVRSADEARNEARKELVDDLRRDLLPAIRRMAREPDAQRRVGYLEMVRERLDGLYCGDGEELSPLLLRLTPRELEVCRLIRTGRGGKEIAELLNASFETIQTHRKNIRRKLGLKGRRVALASFLQGLPGLE